One window of the Populus nigra chromosome 4, ddPopNigr1.1, whole genome shotgun sequence genome contains the following:
- the LOC133691321 gene encoding deoxyhypusine hydroxylase-like, producing the protein MGSLDTTTPTGSRSNMEQFLCERLVDQTQPIYERFRALFSLRNLKGPEARNAIIHATRDSSNLLAHEAAFALGQMQDAEAIPALEAALNDLSLHPIVRHEAAEALGAIGLESNVPFLKNSLTNDPAQEVRETCELALKRIEEMNSTGNVDGSSVAEKSPFMSVDPAAPASFCSSVDELRGVLLDEKRSMYERYGALFALRNHGGDEAVSAIVDSLAASSALLKHEVAYVLGQLQNKVASAALCRILRDANEHPMVRHEAAEALGSIADEQSVALLEEFSKDHEPLVAQSCEVALSMLEFERSGKSFEYLFMQDPLVQA; encoded by the exons ATGGGTTCCTTGGACACAACCACCCCAACAGGATCCCGGTCCAACATGGAGCAATTTCTTTGTGAACGGTTGGTCGACCAGACCCAGCCTATCTACGAGCGCTTTAGAGCTCTCTTCTCTCTCCGTAACCTCAAAGGCCCTGAAGCCCGCAACGCCATCATTCACg CAACAAGGGATTCTTCAAATTTGCTGGCCCACGAGGCTGCCTTTGCGTTGGGTCAAATGCAAGATGCTGAAGCTATCCCTGCTCTGGAAGCAGCTCTAAATGATCTTTCTTTGCATCCTATTGTCCGCCATGAG GCTGCTGAAGCTCTTGGTGCAATTGGCTTAGAGAGTAATGTTCCTTTTTTGAAGAATAGTTTGACTAATGATCCGGCTCAGGAGGTTAGAGAAACTTGTGAACTGGCTCTCAAGCGAATTGAGGAAATGAATTCTACAGGCAATGTTGATGGATCATCAGTAGCAGAAAAATCACCCTTTATGTCTGTTGACCCAGCTGCACCAGCTTCGTTTTGCTCTTCTGTTGATGAGCTGAG GGGAGTTCTTCTGGATGAAAAAAGAAGCATGTATGAGCGCTACGGTGCTCTTTTTGCACTTCGGAATCATGGTGGGGATGAAGCTGTTTCTGCTATAGTTGATTCTTTGGCTGCAAGTAGTGCATTGCTCAAGCATGAG GTTGCTTATGTTTTGGGCCAATTGCAAAACAAAGTTGCTTCCGCTGCACTTTGTAGAATACTTAGAGATGCAAATGAACATCCAATGGTCAGACATGAGGCTGCCGAAGCTCTTGGTTCCATTGCAG ATGAGCAAAGTGTTGCACTTCTTGAGGAATTTTCAAAGGATCATGAGCCTCTGGTTGCGCAAAGCTGTGAAGTTGCTCTGAGCATGCTAGAATTTGAAAGATCAGGAAAATCATTTGAG TACCTCTTCATGCAAGACCCTCTCGTACAAGCTTAA